One Candidatus Tanganyikabacteria bacterium DNA window includes the following coding sequences:
- a CDS encoding (2Fe-2S) ferredoxin domain-containing protein, producing the protein MAEGKELPMPARGADAPVASGGAPGGAAAGSDATHLVEVCSGTCCSGPLSGDSYFRELCRLAGVNPDGDGVSGDRVFRVQRVDCLDVCDSGPILRVDGNAVFKQVSLVRTEQLLDALRRGRDPSSGDLAGL; encoded by the coding sequence ATGGCAGAAGGCAAGGAGCTCCCGATGCCGGCCCGGGGGGCAGACGCACCGGTCGCGAGCGGCGGAGCGCCGGGAGGCGCTGCAGCCGGGTCGGACGCGACACATCTGGTGGAAGTGTGCAGCGGCACCTGCTGTTCCGGCCCGCTGTCCGGGGACAGCTACTTTCGAGAGCTCTGCCGCCTGGCCGGCGTGAATCCGGACGGGGACGGCGTTTCGGGCGACCGGGTTTTCAGGGTGCAGCGTGTCGATTGCCTCGACGTCTGCGACAGCGGCCCGATCCTGCGCGTCGACGGGAACGCGGTATTCAAGCAGGTTTCGCTCGTGCGGACCGAGCAGCTCCTGGATGCGCTGCGCCGGGGGCGAGACCCGTCGAGCGGCGATCTCGCCGGGCTCTGA
- a CDS encoding nucleotidyltransferase domain-containing protein: MPSDVGPRLGKVRQRDYLPAVVERLAKGFAPLKIVLFGSVARGEEGPWSDLDLLVVMPEGTDKRKTAAAMHRALVGGLPVAADIFVVHPADLEKYRDYVGHVVRPALREGEVVYDA, encoded by the coding sequence ATGCCGTCAGACGTTGGACCCCGTCTTGGCAAGGTCAGGCAGCGCGACTACCTGCCCGCGGTGGTGGAGAGGCTCGCGAAGGGCTTCGCCCCGTTGAAAATAGTCCTTTTCGGTTCGGTCGCCAGGGGCGAGGAAGGACCCTGGAGCGATCTAGACCTGCTGGTCGTCATGCCAGAGGGGACCGACAAGCGCAAGACAGCGGCGGCGATGCACCGGGCACTGGTCGGAGGCCTCCCGGTCGCAGCCGACATCTTCGTGGTCCATCCCGCGGATCTCGAGAAGTACCGGGACTACGTCGGGCACGTCGTCAGGCCCGCGCTCCGCGAGGGCGAGGTCGTGTATGACGCGTGA